Sequence from the bacterium genome:
GAAGACCGGCGTCGTGAACTCGGAAAGGCGCGCCGCGCGCCTCGGCGCGGCTTGGCGCGGCGCGGCGGCGGGGGCCGCCGGCGCCGCGGCCGGCGCGGTCTCGCGGGCAATCGGTCCGGTCGCGGCGTCTTCGTTCGCCGCCGACCAGTCGAACTTCTTCTCGTCGCTCTCTTTGGCCATCGCTGTCTCTTTTCGCCGGGGGGCCGGCGGGCGCCCACGGGCGCCGTCGTCGTCAGTTCTCGGGGAGGAGGGTCACCAAGGCCAGCGAAACGTCGGCGGGGCACGAAAGGAGAAACGCCCCGAGTTCGTCGGCCGGCAGGCCGTGCGAGGCCCATTCGGTTCCTTCTTCGATGCGCAAACGGAAGAACGAGCCCGATTGCCCCGGCGGCAGTTCGGGCGGCGGGCTGGACAACGGCTCGGTGAAGATGCCGGGGAGGGCGTGGCGGGTCAGCGTCTCGACCCGCTCGGGGGTGCTGATCTTCGCCGCGACGAAGAGGCCGCGCAGCCGCGGCGCCGACTCCGCGGCGTTCGCCTCGATCAGCAGGCGCGCGCCGACCTTCTTCGCCTCGGGCGGGATCAGGCAGCGGAAGAGGTCGCCGGCGCGGTCCATCTTGGTGCGGATGTAGCGGCGCGCGAAGAGCGGCTCGGAGAGCTCGACGACGAGCTGGCGCAGCCGCTCGAAGACCGGCGCCGGATCGCGGTGGTCGTACGGCGGGATGTCGTCCACCGTGCGTCCCTGCTCGTCGCGGTGGAGCAGCGAGCCGGCGAGACGCGCCAGCTCGAGGTACGCCTCGCGCGGATGGCAGGCGCCGTCCTGGCAGAGCTCGCGCAGCGCCGCCTGCGCGCCGCCGAGCGCCTGGTGCAGCAGCGCGGCCGCGGGATCCTGCCCGCCCCGCACGTCGGCGAGGGCGCGCATCACCGTGGCCAGGCGTTCGACGACGGCGCGGGCCGGGGCGTGGAT
This genomic interval carries:
- the tssK gene encoding type VI secretion system baseplate subunit TssK, coding for MSKSRPVRWKEGLFLRPHHFQRHELDAEGRVAARLRALAPFGWGVARVEVDPVPLDNFRLEVAALEGVLPDGTVIDLPGAARLPGRSFEALMAEAGRPLDVFVGVRRLDERSPQTAEEDAADGGARYVVRRIEVADLETGGDPQTVEFLDLNLRLIFGGEPADGFDLLPIARLVRTGDRAHPAALDARFAPPALLLSAAPAIHAPARAVVERLATVMRALADVRGGQDPAAALLHQALGGAQAALRELCQDGACHPREAYLELARLAGSLLHRDEQGRTVDDIPPYDHRDPAPVFERLRQLVVELSEPLFARRYIRTKMDRAGDLFRCLIPPEAKKVGARLLIEANAAESAPRLRGLFVAAKISTPERVETLTRHALPGIFTEPLSSPPPELPPGQSGSFFRLRIEEGTEWASHGLPADELGAFLLSCPADVSLALVTLLPEN